In one Vibrio rarus genomic region, the following are encoded:
- a CDS encoding D-alanine--D-alanine ligase: protein MSNITILLLCGGGSSEHEVSLVSADYVQQQLELTAEFTVIRVEIKNNSWLTKANNECYLDIHSKELVEGQTRSGIDYIVPCIHGYPGETGDIQSMFELAGIPYFGCGVEASCNSFNKITSKLWYDAIGVENTPYVFLTENNGQSHQQVHDAFNRWGSLFVKAARQGSSVGCYKVTDCEGIEKAVNDAFGYSEQVLIEKAVTPRELEVSAYQYQGELFITAPGEVIAPSGTFYSYEEKYSSDSHSTTEIVAKGLSDEQRQKIADYSHKVFVQMGLKDLSRIDFFLTEDGEIYLNEVNTFPGMTPISMFPKMLANNGHSFAQYLAQAVTRAVNPKA from the coding sequence ATGTCGAACATTACTATTCTTTTGCTTTGTGGTGGCGGTTCTTCAGAGCATGAGGTGTCTTTAGTTTCAGCTGATTACGTGCAACAACAGTTAGAATTAACCGCAGAATTTACTGTTATTCGCGTTGAGATAAAAAACAATTCATGGCTCACCAAGGCGAACAACGAATGCTATCTAGACATTCATTCAAAAGAATTGGTGGAAGGGCAAACTAGATCGGGCATCGACTACATTGTTCCTTGTATTCACGGCTACCCAGGTGAAACGGGCGACATTCAATCTATGTTTGAGCTGGCTGGTATTCCGTATTTTGGTTGTGGGGTTGAGGCAAGTTGTAATAGCTTTAATAAAATCACTTCAAAATTGTGGTACGACGCAATTGGCGTAGAAAATACCCCTTATGTGTTCCTCACCGAAAACAACGGCCAAAGCCACCAACAAGTGCATGATGCATTTAATCGTTGGGGCAGCTTGTTTGTAAAGGCGGCTCGTCAAGGCTCCTCTGTAGGTTGTTACAAGGTCACGGACTGCGAGGGTATTGAAAAGGCGGTCAATGATGCGTTTGGCTACTCAGAGCAAGTGCTGATAGAAAAAGCCGTGACTCCAAGAGAGCTTGAAGTTTCCGCCTATCAATATCAAGGTGAGTTATTCATTACAGCCCCAGGGGAAGTCATTGCACCTTCGGGCACCTTCTATTCTTATGAAGAGAAATACAGCTCTGATAGCCACTCTACAACTGAGATTGTGGCGAAAGGGTTAAGCGACGAACAGCGACAAAAAATTGCGGATTATTCACATAAAGTCTTTGTGCAAATGGGTTTGAAAGATCTATCCAGAATCGACTTCTTTTTAACGGAAGATGGAGAGATCTACCTCAATGAGGTGAATACTTTCCCAGGAATGACCCCAATTTCGATGTTCCCTAAAATGCTGGCAAATAATGGGCACTCTTTTGCTCAATATTTAGCTCAAGCAGTAACACGCGCCGTTAATCCCAAGGCTTAA
- a CDS encoding tyrosine-type recombinase/integrase, translating to MRKKCIPITDSKRKQQSCQRFSQLVTVDDFNQLTHQQYSHNSLLSMFNDWNHFVEFCQRRHVSCIPASTTAVRLFIEKQSETRKYATLKRMAITIGLVHRFHEFSDPCNHRQTKMLLAQLRVDKRGDAKQTKAFNASHLSQIQQQLNSESSVKQLRDAAILSVMFECAMKRSELRELSFSQIQCDVIEATSIQVNINQQHYQLSSASSEIVQRWILMVPEHIGPLFRRIDRHGNIGEQPLDASSIYRVFRASETQLGLSLQLSGQSARVGAAKELAKQGYDVKDISDFGRWLSPAMPAQYLGKQVLADNERLKFKVIKPWD from the coding sequence ATGCGTAAAAAGTGTATCCCCATCACCGATAGTAAGCGTAAACAACAAAGCTGTCAGCGGTTTAGCCAATTGGTCACTGTTGATGACTTTAACCAATTGACGCATCAGCAATATAGTCACAATTCTTTGTTATCTATGTTCAATGATTGGAATCACTTTGTCGAGTTCTGTCAGCGCCGCCATGTGTCTTGCATTCCTGCATCTACCACTGCGGTACGTTTATTTATTGAAAAACAGAGTGAGACACGTAAGTACGCCACATTAAAAAGAATGGCTATAACTATCGGATTAGTTCATCGTTTTCATGAGTTTAGTGATCCTTGCAACCATCGCCAAACCAAGATGTTACTAGCACAACTGCGCGTAGATAAACGAGGTGACGCCAAACAAACAAAAGCCTTTAATGCCAGCCACTTGTCTCAAATCCAACAGCAACTCAATAGCGAAAGCAGTGTAAAGCAATTAAGAGATGCGGCGATTTTGTCGGTTATGTTTGAATGTGCGATGAAACGTAGCGAGTTACGAGAGTTGTCTTTTTCTCAAATTCAATGTGATGTCATCGAGGCCACATCCATTCAAGTGAATATCAATCAGCAGCACTACCAACTGTCGTCAGCCAGTAGTGAAATTGTGCAGCGCTGGATTTTGATGGTGCCTGAGCATATTGGACCACTTTTTAGGCGTATTGATCGCCATGGCAATATTGGCGAACAACCTTTGGATGCCTCCTCTATCTACCGTGTCTTCCGCGCCTCAGAAACTCAGTTGGGGTTAAGTTTGCAACTGTCAGGACAGTCTGCTCGGGTGGGTGCGGCAAAAGAATTAGCAAAACAAGGGTATGATGTGAAAGACATTAGCGATTTTGGACGTTGGCTCAGTCCTGCAATGCCTGCTCAATACCTAGGCAAACAGGTATTGGCAGACAATGAAAGGCTCAAATTTAAAGTGATTAAGCCTTGGGATTAA
- the yciH gene encoding stress response translation initiation inhibitor YciH: MSLVYSTEVGRIKPEQTKEQRPKGDGIVRIQRQTKGRKGKGVCLVTGLDLDDVGLKLMAAELKKVCGCGGAVKEGVIEIQGDNRDKIKTHLEKKGHTVKLAGG; encoded by the coding sequence ATGTCTCTAGTATATTCAACGGAAGTAGGGCGAATTAAGCCCGAACAAACAAAAGAACAACGTCCTAAAGGTGATGGCATTGTACGTATCCAACGTCAAACCAAAGGCCGCAAAGGAAAAGGGGTTTGCTTAGTCACCGGTTTAGATCTTGATGATGTTGGCTTAAAGCTCATGGCAGCAGAGCTTAAAAAAGTGTGTGGTTGCGGCGGCGCAGTTAAAGAAGGGGTTATCGAAATTCAAGGGGATAATCGCGATAAAATCAAAACCCATCTGGAGAAGAAAGGCCATACGGTCAAACTAGCAGGGGGCTAA
- a CDS encoding tautomerase family protein, translating into MIVIYGIKEHLNPIKALLSDVIQQSMSSALGLPDDKRAHRFIAMNKEDFYYPQGRSDAYTVIEINMMQGRQVQTKQKLIKTLFNEIETQLGILPIDIEITIHEQPAHCWGFRGMTGDEAQDLKYRVDV; encoded by the coding sequence ATGATTGTCATTTACGGAATTAAAGAGCACTTAAACCCCATTAAAGCCTTACTATCAGACGTAATCCAGCAGTCCATGTCGAGCGCCTTAGGATTGCCCGATGACAAAAGAGCTCATCGATTCATCGCAATGAATAAAGAAGATTTTTACTATCCACAAGGAAGATCGGATGCCTACACCGTCATTGAAATTAATATGATGCAAGGGCGACAAGTGCAGACAAAGCAGAAACTGATTAAGACCTTGTTCAATGAAATTGAAACTCAATTAGGCATATTGCCTATTGATATTGAAATCACCATCCATGAACAGCCAGCGCATTGCTGGGGATTTAGAGGCATGACAGGCGATGAGGCACAAGACTTGAAATATAGGGTAGACGTGTAA
- a CDS encoding Flp family type IVb pilin, whose protein sequence is MITSLYVKSSLATENMINKCKSFIKDERGVTAVEYAIIAVAMSALVLAIFKNGTLKDALTSAMGHVSNNIDNANAIKAGK, encoded by the coding sequence ATGATTACTTCTTTATATGTAAAATCTTCTTTAGCAACAGAAAACATGATCAACAAATGCAAATCTTTCATCAAAGATGAGCGTGGTGTGACTGCAGTTGAGTATGCAATTATTGCTGTTGCAATGTCTGCGCTTGTTTTAGCTATATTCAAAAATGGTACATTAAAAGACGCACTAACAAGTGCAATGGGTCATGTGTCAAACAATATTGATAATGCAAACGCTATTAAAGCTGGTAAATAA
- a CDS encoding A24 family peptidase: MFYILLLNLFCIAYFDWKHRRIPNLMLMTLLLCLVPTLKNTIELDVIAHFFEVLIIGFVFVSFGIIGAGDVKLLAVISLAVKPAFFLLFLFSITSLGGLLAIGYLIYGYCTDINKVRARGIPYGLPIVISAAWALFVSIH, translated from the coding sequence ATGTTTTATATATTACTTTTAAATCTATTTTGTATTGCATATTTTGACTGGAAGCATCGTCGTATACCGAATTTGATGTTAATGACATTGTTACTTTGTCTTGTCCCAACATTGAAAAACACAATTGAACTAGATGTTATCGCTCATTTTTTTGAAGTATTAATTATCGGTTTTGTATTTGTATCGTTTGGAATCATCGGTGCAGGCGACGTCAAACTACTCGCAGTCATTAGCCTAGCGGTGAAACCCGCTTTCTTTCTTTTATTCTTGTTTAGTATCACCTCACTAGGAGGGCTACTGGCAATAGGTTATCTCATCTACGGTTATTGTACCGATATTAATAAGGTAAGAGCACGAGGCATTCCCTATGGATTGCCAATTGTCATCTCGGCAGCATGGGCGCTGTTTGTCTCAATTCATTAA